The proteins below come from a single Papaver somniferum cultivar HN1 chromosome 11, ASM357369v1, whole genome shotgun sequence genomic window:
- the LOC113320370 gene encoding uncharacterized protein LOC113320370 codes for MKNRQKGIGLILDTFDPIEQVFKFQGKEFRSTPETLAVMFGFQRIKGGAELTMMDYPRPETPVAQIVFCETYLKRKPAIQIKDIMDSLCATAGDVSKPDDFVKLLVLYLCNAVFFSTIGGNTMSKLYLNYVFAMDRVSWPDLIHSHLMEPLMEAEKPYDSLKGCTVYILFWFAEVTHFISKIEGELGNCKLRFLRWNTRVLVQKMKKEGITSLKQDLSGSFIDPLDKDDQSLETPIEIRQANSDRISKKVVRNRDSDEDWELSSDIDSDEDWELSPDRDAARSLEDLAHVNFSKKRKTGMELSRLCEGKGICKDLHGNDVHIGNLSSSSEAKTTGIELVEVGELAGEQPVDAAINTCSSNCLTHDPTLLAVSTFVDVTPSLTGSSSASVQERAEGSDFMDIFNIPEENENERPHTSGASAQERMEEFEFVDNFKIPKEYVKLYKNLHGKYGHIATKKVMKNSDIIMACVTNLLKIISAMETKLGVELSEELLEEWEGFIKDAEALKFNIKWLREGFNQLTNHWLSSLGIDIEVESDEQVLGAMQKNYVGLWTRRDELKTEHPEINIGISKAEAKISFKRETTEKINFQSKTVLEMVLNS; via the exons ATGAAGAACAGACAGAAGGGAATCGGGCTTATCTTGGACACTTTCGATCCAATTGAACAAGTATTCAAATTTCAAGGAAAGGAATTTAGGTCTACACCAGAAACCCTTGCTGTCATGTTTGGGTTCCAGAGGATCAAAGGGGGAGCAGAATTAACCATGATGGATTACCCACGACCTGAAACTCCTGTCGCCCAAATAGTGTTTTGCGAAACATATCTAAAGAGAAAGCCAGCAATTCAAATCAAGGATATTATGGATTCGCTTTGTGCAACAGCTGGGGATGTAAGTAAGCCTGATGATTTCGTTAAATTACTTGTTTTATATCTATGCAATGCGGTTTTCTTCTCTACCATCGGTGGAAATACAATGTCAAAGCTCTATCTCAACTACGTTTTCGCAATGGATCGTGTGTCTTGGCCTGACTTGATTCATTCGCATTTGATGGAACCTTTAATGGAAGCCGAAAAACCATACGATTCACTTAAAGGTTGTACTGTCTACATTTTG TTTTGGTTTGCTGAAGTTACTCACTTCATCAGCAAAATTGAGGGTGAATTAGGGAATTGCAAACTTCGTTTTCTAAGGTGGAATACTAGGGTGTTGGTCCAAAAGATGAAGAAGGAAGGCATCACCTCTCTGAAACAAGAT CTTAGTGGATCATTCATTGATCCTTTAGATAAGGATGATCAGAGCCTGGAGACACCAATTGAAATACGTCAAGCCAATTCGGACAGGATTAGTAAGAAGGTGGTCAGGAATAGAGATAGTGATGAAGACTGGGAGTTGTCGTCAGACATAGATAGTGATGAAGACTGGGAGTTGTCTCCAGACAGAGATGCTGCTCGCTCTTTGGAGGATCTG GCTCATGTCAATTTCTCCAAAAAGAGAAAGACGGGTATGGAATTATCTCGCCTTTGTGAAGGAAAAGGAATTTGTAAGGACTTGCATGGTAATGATGTACACATAGGGAATTTGTCATCTAGTTCTGAAGCGAAAACTACGGGAATTGAATTGGTTGAAGTGGGTGAGCTTGCTGGGGAACAACCTGTGGACGCTGCAATAAATACATGCTCTTCTAACTGCCTGACTCATGACCCCACTTTGTTAGCTGTATCCACTTTTGTAGATGTCACTCCTTCCCTCACAGGGTCTTCAAGCGCTTCGGTTCAAGAGAGAGCGGAAGGGTCTGATTTTATGGACATCTTCAACATCCCAGAAGAGAATGAGAATGAAAGACCCCACACAAGCGGCGCTTCTGCTCAAGAAAGAATGGAAGAATTTGAATTTGTGGACAACTTCAAAATCCCAAAAGAGTATGTAAAGTTGTATAAGAATCTACACGGTAAATATGGTCATATTGCCACTAAAAAGGTCATGAAGAACAGTGATATTATCATGGCTTGTGTTACCAATTTATTGAAGATCATCTCGGCAATGGAAACAAAGCTAGGTGTGGAACTGAGTGAAGAGTTGCTAGAAGAATGGGAAGGATTCATCAAGGATGCTGAGGCCTTGAAGTTCAACATTAAGTGGCTTCGTGAAGGATTCAATCAACTTACGAATCATTGGTTGTCTTCATTGGGGATAGATATTGAAGTTGAAAGTGATGAACAAGTATTGGGTGCAATGCAGAAGAATTATGTTGGCCTCTGGACAAGAAGAGACGAACTTAAAACTGAACATCCAGAGATAAACATTGGGATAAGTAAAGCTGAAGCGAAGATTTCATTTAAGCGAGAAACTACTGAGAAAATTAATTTCCAGAGTAAAACTGTTTTAGAAATGGTGCTGAATTCCTGA